TGTGCGGGATTTTTTAGTTTTTCATCCTCGGGTCCATTGCATTGCGCAATCCGTCCCCCATTAAGTTGAAACCGAGAACGGTGAGCATGATTGCGAGTCCCGGGAATATCATTGTCCATGGTGCCGATTGAAGGTAATTTTTCGAGTCAGCGAGTATCTTTCCCCACTCGGGTTCTGGCGCCGCAGCACCAAGTCCGAGAAATCCAAGTGCAGCAGCTTCTAGGATTGCAGTCGCAATGGCTAATGTTCCTTGAACAATTACCGGCGCCATCGAATTCGGCAATATATGCGAAAATAAAATTCGCGCATCTTTCATGCCTACTCCTTTGGCCGCGGTAATGTATTCATCTTCCTTTATACTAAGCACTTTCGAGCGAATTAAACGTCCAAAATTCGGCACGTTTATAATTGCAATTGCGATAAGCGCATTTTGCAAGGATGGACCTAGCACCGATACAATTGCAATCGCTAGCAGAATAGACGGGAAAGCTAGCATAATATCAAAGATTCTTGAAATGATTGTATCCACCCAACGCCCATAATAGCCAGCGATTATACCAAGGGTGCTTCCTATCACGACCGACCCGATTACTGAAAAGAAACCGACCCATAATGAAATACGCGCTCCGTGAATTATTCTAGATAATATATCGCGTCCAAAGTCATCTGTCCCAAGCCAATATTCTGACGAAGGAGGTAGAAGACGATCGGCCATAAACTGTTCATTTATGCCTTCTTTTGCGATAAACGGTCCGACAATCGCAACGACTATAAAGAAAAATACGATTACCATGCCGACAACCGCTACTTTACTTTTCCTGAAACCCTTCCACGCTTCACGCCATGGCCCGGCCGTTCGCCCAATTTCAGCTTCGGCTATACCATCTACTTTTGGTAATAGTTCAGACATCGCGACTTCCCCCTTCCTTAATCATATTTAATCCTTGGGTCAATGAAGCTGTACAATAAATCGACGAATAAATTTATCATGACAAAGAAAAATGCAATGATTAAAATGCCCGACTGAATTACAGGATAATCTCGATATCCAATTGCATCGTAAATGTATCTTCCTACCCCCGGCCAAGCAAAAATTGTTTCGGTTAATATTGCGCCACCGAGAAGCATCCCCATTTGCAACCCGATAATCGTCAATACTGGGATAATAGCGTTTTTAAGCGCGTGTTTGTAGACGACCCAAAACATTTTTTGTCCTTTAGCCCGCGCCGTGCGAATATAATCGGAACGCATCACTTCGAGCATGCTTGATCTTGTCATTCGAGCAATTATCGCCATGGGTATCGTTGCTAACGCAACACCCGGTAAAATCAAATGGCGAATAACCTGCCAAAGTTGGTCGAAACGTCCGGCTATTATCGTATCAATTACATATAAATTCGTTATCGATGCCACTGGATCCCGAACTTGCATCCGACCTGTTGTTGGCAACCAACCTAGCTCCAATGAAAATAACCACTGTTCCATGAGACCCAGCCAAAAAATCGGCATCGAAACACCAACCAGCGCGAGAACCATAGCTGTGTAATCAAACCAAGAATTTTGAAACCATGCGGAAATGATTCCTGCATTAATCCCAACAACGATTGCAATGATGATCGCAAAGACCGCGAGTTCAGCAGTGGCTGCTAAATATGGCCATATTTCATCAGCTACGGGTGCATGGGTTCTCATTGATTCGCCCAAGTCCCCTTTGAATATGGCACCGAGGTATTTAAAATATTGGATATACCATGGATTATCAAGTCCAAGTTTCACCGTCAACGCTTCGACAGCTTCCTTTGTCGCCTGTTGGCCAAGGATCATTTGTGCTGGATTACCCGGAATCGCTCGGATAATCATAAACACGATAAATGTCATCCCCAGCAAGACTGGGATTAGATGCAGCAACCTTTTCCCTATATAGTTCAGCAAACGATTCACCCCTTCGACTGAATAGCTTGGATTTTTATTTATATGTACAATTAATTGGAATAAAAAAGGGGAGAATCCAACAGACCCTCCCTCTTTTCATCAATTACTTAAAATCTACATGCTTCAGGATATCCGAACCAGTTGGGTGAGCCTTGAAACCTGTTAACTCTTTAGCCGCTCCGAGAAGTGGCGTCGAGTGTGCAAGCGGTACCCACGGTGCTTCTTCGTGAATGATTTCCTGTGCTTTTTCATAAAGCTCGATACGTTTATCTTCATCGACTTCTGATTGTGCTTCAATGAATAAATCGTGCATTTCATCATTTTTAAAGTACGTGTAATTGTTACTTCCAATATTATCTTCATCTAGTAATACATACATGAAGTTATCCG
This genomic window from Sporosarcina sp. Marseille-Q4063 contains:
- a CDS encoding ABC transporter permease yields the protein MSELLPKVDGIAEAEIGRTAGPWREAWKGFRKSKVAVVGMVIVFFFIVVAIVGPFIAKEGINEQFMADRLLPPSSEYWLGTDDFGRDILSRIIHGARISLWVGFFSVIGSVVIGSTLGIIAGYYGRWVDTIISRIFDIMLAFPSILLAIAIVSVLGPSLQNALIAIAIINVPNFGRLIRSKVLSIKEDEYITAAKGVGMKDARILFSHILPNSMAPVIVQGTLAIATAILEAAALGFLGLGAAAPEPEWGKILADSKNYLQSAPWTMIFPGLAIMLTVLGFNLMGDGLRNAMDPRMKN
- a CDS encoding ABC transporter permease, whose product is MLNYIGKRLLHLIPVLLGMTFIVFMIIRAIPGNPAQMILGQQATKEAVEALTVKLGLDNPWYIQYFKYLGAIFKGDLGESMRTHAPVADEIWPYLAATAELAVFAIIIAIVVGINAGIISAWFQNSWFDYTAMVLALVGVSMPIFWLGLMEQWLFSLELGWLPTTGRMQVRDPVASITNLYVIDTIIAGRFDQLWQVIRHLILPGVALATIPMAIIARMTRSSMLEVMRSDYIRTARAKGQKMFWVVYKHALKNAIIPVLTIIGLQMGMLLGGAILTETIFAWPGVGRYIYDAIGYRDYPVIQSGILIIAFFFVMINLFVDLLYSFIDPRIKYD